The following DNA comes from Actinomycetota bacterium.
CGGCCACGTGGACGCCACCGGCAAGATCATCTCCATCCGTCCGGAAGGAAACGCGATCTTTTACACCTTTTCCGCTCCCGAGGATATCCGCCGCTACCTGCTGCCGCAGGGGTCGGTGGGCATCGACGGCATCAGCCTGACGATAGCCAGGCTGGAACGCGACCAGTTCAGCGTCTCACTGATCCCCCATACGGTGAAGGTGACGACCCTGGGACACAACGGAGTCGGCTATGAAGTCAACCTCGAGGCCGATGTGCTCGGCAAATATGTGGCGAAGATCATGCAGGGCAGCCTCCCCGGAGGACAGGGGGAAGGCGGCCTGACTCTCGACAAACTGGCGGAGGGGGGATTTTTGTAGGAAAGCGCGAAGCGGAAGGTCCGGGCCGGGAGCGGGGCCAGCTGCTGTAGCAGACCGCACCAGGCTCCCGAAACGAAACAATATTTTCAGGAAATCAGAAAACCAGAAGCAGGAAGGAAAAAATGGCAGATCAGGATAACAACGAAAGCACGAAAGAGTCGCCGTTCAGCAGCATCGCGGACGCGATCGAGGACATCAAGGCCGGAAAGATGGTCGTGGTATGTGACGACGAGGACCGCGAGAACGAAGGCGACCTCACCCTGGCGGCGCAGTTCGCCACCCCCGAGGCCATCAACTTCATGGCCATGTACGGACGCGGCCTCATCTGTCTGGCGATGACTCCGGAAAAATGCGTGGAGCTCGACCTGCCGCAGATGGTCCAGAACAACGAGGCCACCTTCAGCACCGCCTTCACGGTTTCTGTCGAGGCGCGCCACGGCGTGACCACCGGCATCTCCGCGGCCGACCGCGCCCATACGATCCAGACGGCGATCAAGCCGGGCGCCGTATCCAACGACCTGGTGCAGCCGGGGCACGTCTTCCCGCTGCGCGCCAAGCCGGGCGGGGTGCTGGAGCGCACCGGCCAGACGGAAGCCGCGGTCGACC
Coding sequences within:
- a CDS encoding riboflavin synthase, with protein sequence MFTGIVEELGKLVSLEMGSDSGVITVEADKVLEGCQLGDSIAVNGVCLTARAFGSGTFSADVMPETLRKTNLGNLKRGSLVNLERALTLSSRLGGHLMLGHVDATGKIISIRPEGNAIFYTFSAPEDIRRYLLPQGSVGIDGISLTIARLERDQFSVSLIPHTVKVTTLGHNGVGYEVNLEADVLGKYVAKIMQGSLPGGQGEGGLTLDKLAEGGFL